The nucleotide sequence CGGCCGGCGCAAGTTTCTACCGCCAAGATCAAAAAGACTGCCGACAGTCCACCGGTGATCGAACTCCTGCGCAACGACGATGTGTTGGCCGGTGCGGTGCGTGCGCGCGAGGATGGGCAGCTGCCCAAGATGCGTGCCATCGTTGGTTTTGCCGCCGAGACCGGTGACGCCAACGGGGATGTGCTGTTTCACGCCCGACAGAAGCTGCGGCGAAAAAGCTGCGACTTGCTGGTCGTCAACGCCGTGGGCGGTGACAGGGCCTTTGAGGTGGACAACAACGACGGCTGGCTATTGGCCGCCGATGGAACCGAGGCGGCGCTGCAGCACGGGTCGAAGACGCTGATGGCAAGCCGTATCGTTGACGCAATAGTTACGTTCCTGGATAGCTGTCGCGGGTAGTCGATCCACGGGCTCGGTGCTGTACAGCGGCTGGACAGGTCCTGAACGATGCCTTGCTCGAGTGGACGAGCGCAAATTGATGCCTGAGGATATAATTCGGCTAACTAATTATCGGAAGGATGCAGATAGTGAGTGAAAAGGGTCGCCTTTTTACCAGTGAGTCGGTGACGGAAGGACATCCCGACAAGATCTGTGACGCGGTCAGCGACTCGGTCCTCGACGCGCTTCTGGCGGCGGACCCCCGCTCGCGTGTTGCAGTTGAGACCCTGGTGACCACCGGGCAGGTGCACGTGGTGGGTGAGGTCACGACGACCGCCAAGGAGGCGTTCGCTGACATCACCAATATCGTTCGCGAACGCATCCTCGACATCGGCTACGACTCGTCGGACAAGGGCTTCGACGGGGCATCCTGCGGAGTGAACATCGGTATCGGAGCCCAGTCGCCCGACATCGCACAAGGTGTTGATACCGCCCATGAGGCCCGCGTCGAGGGCGCTGCGGATCCGTTGGACGCGCAAGGCGCCGGCGACCAGGGCCTGATGTTCGGTTACGCGATCAACGACACCCCAGAGCTGATGCCGCTGCCGATCGCGCTGGCTCACCGGTTGTCGCGGCGACTGACCGAGGTCCGCAAGAACGGTGTGCTGCCCTACTTGCGCCCGGATGGCAAGACTCAGGTCACCATCGCCTACGAGGACCGGGTGCCGGTGCGGCTGGACACGGTGGTCATTTCGACCCAGCATGCGGACGACATCGACCTGGTGAAGACGCTGGATCCCGACATCCGCGAGCAGGTGCTCAAGACCGTGCTCGACGACCTGGCCCACGACACCCTGGATGCCTCGGCGGTGCGGGTGCTGGTCAACCCGACCGGAAAGTTCGTCCTTGGCGGACCGATGGGCGATGCGGGCCTCACCGGCCGCAAGATCATCGTCGACACCTACGGCGGGTGGGCCCGGCACGGTGGTGGCGCATTCTCCGGCAAGGATCCGTCCAAGGTGGACCGCTCGGCGGCGTACGCGATGCGCTGGGTGGCCAAAAACGTGGTCGCAGCAGGGCTGGCCGAGCGGGTCGAGGTACAGGTGGCCTACGCCATCGGCAAAGCCGCCCCGGTCGGCCTGTTCGTGGAGACATTCGGCTCCGAGGCTGTCGACCCGGTCAAGATCGAGAAGGCCATCGGTGAGGTGTTCGACCTGCGGCCTGGCGCGATCATTCGCGACCTGAACCTGCTGCGGCCCATCTATGCGCCGACCGCCGCTTACGGGCACTTCGGTCGCACCGATGTCGACCTGCCGTGGGAGCGGCTCGACAAGGTCGACGACCTGAAGCGCGCCATCTAGGTTTCCGGCACGAGCAGACGCGGAATCGCGCGCGGGATCCCCGCGCAATGCGATTCCGCGTCTGCTCGCGCGTGTGGTGGCTCAGTTTTGCGCGCTGGGCGGCAGCGGATGGTCGGAGTCCAACGCCGGCAGGCCATCGATGCTGTGCTGGTTGCGATCGATGACACCAGAGAAGGTTTCCTCGGTCGCTTTGCGGAAGTGGGCGTCCAGCACCGGTCGTTCATCGACGAGGTCGTAATAGGGAACCGCGAATCCGCACGCATCCGCGATGCGATCGACGTCGATCACGACGGCGGAGCGCGTGCCCGGATGAAGAGTCTTGAAATGTTCTCTCAGGGTTTGGAATTCGCCGTCATCGGGGCGCACCACTCGTCCGGTCCCATAGAGCCGCAGGATCCGCGAGTTGCGAGTGAACGAGCAGAACATGATCGTGATCCGGCCGTTGTCGCGCAGGTGCGCAATGGTTTCGGCGCCGCTGCCGAATAGGTCGATGTAGGCGACCGTGTGGTCGTCCAGCACCGCGAAAGTGTCGCGATAACCCTTGGGGGAGAGGTTGACTCGGCCTCCATCGGACGGCGCGGTGGCGACGAAGAACATGGCCTGGTTGCCGATGAACTCGCGGATCGACTCATCGATGTGCGAGAACTCTTTGGCCACCGAAATCTCCTTTTGCTCATTCGAAGCCGCACGTTCGAGCCTAACGCTGGCCAGCGAGGTCGGCGACGTGAGTTTTGTCTCGGGGGAGCTCTCAGCGTCCGAAGCGGTAGTCGTCGAGATCGAAATGCCGGCCTCGCCAATAGGCTTCCACGGTAGTGGTGGGACGCAGCGGCACGTCGCCGTTCTTGTCGAAGTAGTAGCTGTTGGCCCGGCGGCAGCTGTCCTGCCAGAACACTTGGCGGTACCGGCGCCGCATCATCTCGGCGAAGTAGCGGGCGTTGGCTTCCTCGGTCACCTCGACCCGGGTGGCGCCGTCGCGTCGGGCCCGCTTCAGGCAGCGCAGGATGTGGTAGGTCTGCGTCTCGATGAGCGCGAAATACGACGAACCCACGTAGCCATACGGGCCGAACACGGCAAAGAAATTGGGGTATCCGGGAACGCTGACGCCTTGGTAGGCCTGCGCGCGATGCTCTTCCCAGAACTGGCTCAGTGATCGACCTGCGCGTCCGATGACCGGATAGGTCAGCACATCGTCGGTGTCGAGCACCTTGAAGCCGGTGGCCAGGATCAGCACGTCTATCTCGTGGTCGGTGCCGTCATCGGTGGCCACCGCTGTGGGGGTGATCTTCTCGATCGGCTCGGTGACCAGCTGCACGTTGTCGCGGTTGAAGGTGGACAGGTAGCCGTTGTGGAATCCGGGCCGCTTGCAGCCGACCGCATAGCGTGGGGTGAGTTGGTCGCGCACCACCGGATCGTTGACCCGCTGTCGCAAATAGCGCCGTCCCAGCACCGCGCTCCAGCGTGCCAACGGAAACACCGTGAAGTAGTGCGCCGAGATTGGGAAGGTCGCCTCCACATAGGCCTGGCTGAGTAGCCGCTGCAGCGCTTTTCCGCCCGGGATGCGCATTGCCCAGCGCAGCGCTGCCGGCAACGGAAAGTCGAATTTCGGAAAACACCAGATCGGAGTTCGCTGAAACACCGTGAGGTGTTTCACGATTGGTGCGATTTCCGGGATGACCTGGACCGCCGACGCGCCGGTGCCGATGATCCCGACGCGCTTGCCGGTCAGCTCCTGGCTGTGATCCCAGCGCGCGGTGTGCATGGTGACGCCGGCGAAGGAGTCGACGCCGGCAATGTCAGGAAGCTTCGGTACGGTCAAAACGCCGCTGGCATTGATGATGAATCGGGCGGTGAGTTCGCCGCCGGGATCCGTCTGCAGACGCCACAGGCTGCGCTCGTCATCGAATTCGGCGCCAAGGACCTTGGTGTTGAACCTGATTCGGGGCCTGATGCCGTACTTGTCGGCGCAGTGCTCGGCGTAGGCCCTGAGCTCGCGGCCGGGTGCGTAGCTGCGCGACCAGTCCGGGCTCTGCTCGAACGAGAACTGGTAGGAGAACGATGGAATATCCACGGCTATGCCGGGATAGGTATTCCAGAACCAGGTTCCGCCGACGCCGTCGCCGGCTTCGATCACGAGATAGTCGCCGAATCCCGCCTTGTCGAGGCTGATCGCGGCACCGATGCCGGAGAATCCGGCACCGACGATCACGATCTGGTAGTCCGGTTCGATGCTCACTAGCGTTCCCCTCCGATGCCGAGAACTCCGTGCTCGGGCCGCAGGATCAGCGCCGCCTCGAGGGCCATGGCACCACTGTATGGCTGACGGCGGTGGCCCGTAAGGGCCGGACTCCCGGGTCTTTCGAGTCCCTGCTAGTTCTTGCTAGTTCTTGTTAGTAATGCAGCACTTTGCGCAGCGCCGCCAAGCCGCGGCTGGTCGCTTCGGCGGCTGAGGGCACCACCACGGCGAAGCTGACGTAGCCATGCACCAGGTTGGGCTCGTTGCACCACTCGGCCGCTATCCCCGCGGCAGTGAGCAGCTCGGCATAACGGGCCCCGTCGTCACGCAGCGGGTCGTGTTCGGCGGTGCCGATGAAGGCCGGAGGTAGCCCGGTCAGGTCGCCGTTGCCCGGCGCGAGCGTGGCAGGCAGCGCCGTGTGGTCGCTGACGTCAAGGCCGGGCACATACCACGACAGGAACGCGTCGATGACCTCGAGATCCAGGATGGGCGCGGTGGCGTTTTCGCTGAAGGACGGCAGGGCCAGGTCGCCGACGCACGACGGGTACCACAGCAACTGGAAGACCAGGTTCGGAGCGCCATTACCGGCATGGTCACGGGCCAGCTGCGCCATGATCGCCGAGATGTTGCCGCCGGCGGAGTCGCCGGCTACGGCGATCCGGTTCGGGTCCCCGCCCAACTCGTGGGCGTGCGCACCGACCCAACGCAACGCCGCCCAGCTGTCTTCGATCCCGGCCGGGTAGGGATGTTCCGGAGCGAGCCGGTAGTCGACGGAGACCACGATGGCCTCCGCGCCCACCGCATGTGCCCGCGCGACGTGGTCGTGGGTATCCAAGCTGCCCAGCGCCCAGCCGCCGCCGTGGTAGTACACGACGACCGGAAGGACCCGGTCGGGCTCCACGGTGGGCCAATAGATTCGGACGGGGATGTCGGTAAGCTCGCCATAGCCGATCTTGCGGTCCTCGGTCCGCAGATCGGGGAGCAGTTCCGGTGGTGCTTTGAGCGCGGCGAGCCGCTCGCGGGCCAATTCGACGCCGTCTGCGGCGCAAAAGGTCATCGGAACCGCGTCGAGCAGCATCTTCAGGATGGGATCGATGCCGGGGCGGGTGCTGATCTGCTCCGTCATGGTCCTACACGGTACGCACTTGTGGCCTATCCGTGCAGCGCAACGCGCAATGCCGCCAGCCCGCGCTCCATGGCAGCGGTGGCCGCGGGCACCACGCCGGCGTAGCCGATGTAGCCGTGTACCAGGGATCCGGCGTTGTGAACTTCAACCGAGACGCCGGCAGCGGCCAGCAATTCGCCGTACCGGATGCCGTCGTCACGTAGCGGGTCGTGGCCGGCCACCGCGATGTAGGCAGCCGGTAGATTCGCCAGGTTCTCGGCGCGGCCCGGAGCCATGCCCGCGGGTGGGTTAGACAGGTCGGTATCGCCTGCATACCAGCGGGAAAAGTCCGCGATGGCCTTGACGTCGAGAACCTCGCCGGTGGCGTTTTCGGTGAACGACGGCAATGTCTGATCCCACATCGTGGACGGATACCACAGCAGTTGAAAGGCGATCGGCGGTATGGGGCCATCGGCATTGTCACGGGCCTGTTGTGCGATCACCGCAGCGATGGTTCCACCTGCTGAATCACCGGCCACGGCTACCCGGTTGAGGTCAGCGCCGATAGTGGATCCGTGGTCGGCGACCCATCGCGTTGCGGCCCAAGCATCTTGGATGGCCGCGGGGTAGGGGTGCTCTGGGGCCAAGCGGTAATCGACTGAAACGACCAGCGCGTCGGCCCCGACGGCATGCTGACGACAGGTTCCGTCGTGAGTGTCCAGGTCGCCCATGACAAAGCCGCCGCCGTGAAAGAACAGCACCACCGGTAGTGGATCGGTGGCATCGGGACTGATTGGTGGCCAATAGATCCGAATGGGGATGGATCCACCCGGTCCGTCGATGGCCCGGTCCTCGACGCGAAGCTCGGGGTGCACGGGCCGGCGTGGCAAGTCCCGCAGCCGCTGACGCACCGCATCGATTCCATCCTCGGTGGATAGCCGAAACGGAACCGCATCCAGTACCTTCTGCATGATGGGGTCGATAGCGGGTTTCTCGTCTGCGGTTTTGTCCAAACTGGGCATGGACGTACCGTACGCACCTCGGTTGGTGACCGGCGGCTGGGTGCTCGCCGGATGGGCCGGCCTCGGCTACGGCGTGTACCTGACCATCATCGCGATGCGCCGCCCGCAGGGTATGGAACTGACCGGGCATTGGATCCTGCAGCCGCCGTTCAAGGCATCGATGGCGGTGCTGCTCG is from Mycobacterium marinum and encodes:
- the metK gene encoding methionine adenosyltransferase: MSEKGRLFTSESVTEGHPDKICDAVSDSVLDALLAADPRSRVAVETLVTTGQVHVVGEVTTTAKEAFADITNIVRERILDIGYDSSDKGFDGASCGVNIGIGAQSPDIAQGVDTAHEARVEGAADPLDAQGAGDQGLMFGYAINDTPELMPLPIALAHRLSRRLTEVRKNGVLPYLRPDGKTQVTIAYEDRVPVRLDTVVISTQHADDIDLVKTLDPDIREQVLKTVLDDLAHDTLDASAVRVLVNPTGKFVLGGPMGDAGLTGRKIIVDTYGGWARHGGGAFSGKDPSKVDRSAAYAMRWVAKNVVAAGLAERVEVQVAYAIGKAAPVGLFVETFGSEAVDPVKIEKAIGEVFDLRPGAIIRDLNLLRPIYAPTAAYGHFGRTDVDLPWERLDKVDDLKRAI
- a CDS encoding pyridoxamine 5'-phosphate oxidase family protein translates to MAKEFSHIDESIREFIGNQAMFFVATAPSDGGRVNLSPKGYRDTFAVLDDHTVAYIDLFGSGAETIAHLRDNGRITIMFCSFTRNSRILRLYGTGRVVRPDDGEFQTLREHFKTLHPGTRSAVVIDVDRIADACGFAVPYYDLVDERPVLDAHFRKATEETFSGVIDRNQHSIDGLPALDSDHPLPPSAQN
- a CDS encoding flavin-containing monooxygenase; translation: MEPDYQIVIVGAGFSGIGAAISLDKAGFGDYLVIEAGDGVGGTWFWNTYPGIAVDIPSFSYQFSFEQSPDWSRSYAPGRELRAYAEHCADKYGIRPRIRFNTKVLGAEFDDERSLWRLQTDPGGELTARFIINASGVLTVPKLPDIAGVDSFAGVTMHTARWDHSQELTGKRVGIIGTGASAVQVIPEIAPIVKHLTVFQRTPIWCFPKFDFPLPAALRWAMRIPGGKALQRLLSQAYVEATFPISAHYFTVFPLARWSAVLGRRYLRQRVNDPVVRDQLTPRYAVGCKRPGFHNGYLSTFNRDNVQLVTEPIEKITPTAVATDDGTDHEIDVLILATGFKVLDTDDVLTYPVIGRAGRSLSQFWEEHRAQAYQGVSVPGYPNFFAVFGPYGYVGSSYFALIETQTYHILRCLKRARRDGATRVEVTEEANARYFAEMMRRRYRQVFWQDSCRRANSYYFDKNGDVPLRPTTTVEAYWRGRHFDLDDYRFGR
- a CDS encoding alpha/beta hydrolase, whose product is MTEQISTRPGIDPILKMLLDAVPMTFCAADGVELARERLAALKAPPELLPDLRTEDRKIGYGELTDIPVRIYWPTVEPDRVLPVVVYYHGGGWALGSLDTHDHVARAHAVGAEAIVVSVDYRLAPEHPYPAGIEDSWAALRWVGAHAHELGGDPNRIAVAGDSAGGNISAIMAQLARDHAGNGAPNLVFQLLWYPSCVGDLALPSFSENATAPILDLEVIDAFLSWYVPGLDVSDHTALPATLAPGNGDLTGLPPAFIGTAEHDPLRDDGARYAELLTAAGIAAEWCNEPNLVHGYVSFAVVVPSAAEATSRGLAALRKVLHY
- a CDS encoding alpha/beta hydrolase; the encoded protein is MPSLDKTADEKPAIDPIMQKVLDAVPFRLSTEDGIDAVRQRLRDLPRRPVHPELRVEDRAIDGPGGSIPIRIYWPPISPDATDPLPVVLFFHGGGFVMGDLDTHDGTCRQHAVGADALVVSVDYRLAPEHPYPAAIQDAWAATRWVADHGSTIGADLNRVAVAGDSAGGTIAAVIAQQARDNADGPIPPIAFQLLWYPSTMWDQTLPSFTENATGEVLDVKAIADFSRWYAGDTDLSNPPAGMAPGRAENLANLPAAYIAVAGHDPLRDDGIRYGELLAAAGVSVEVHNAGSLVHGYIGYAGVVPAATAAMERGLAALRVALHG